In Deltaproteobacteria bacterium, the sequence GAACGTGCCATGGAACTGGCCGAAGACCTGAGGGCCCGCAATCCGCGCTATCCGAAGCTTGCAATGCTCTTGGCAAGGCTTTCCGGGGCTGGGCATGGGAGCAAGGGAGAGGAAAAATGAGAGAGAAGAAAATCGGGGCGAGAAAGGGGGGAAAAGACCCCATTGATTTCAGGCTGGTGACGGCAAGGCTTGAGAAGGGAATCATGGAGGGAAAGGATCCTGCCAGATGCCTTGAAATCCTGTCACGCGAGGATGTCTGGAAGAAGCTGGATGCCCAAATGCAGTTAAAGTGGGCAAGGCTTGCGCAAATGGGAGGAGACGTGGAGCTTGCCCTCAAGATTTTCACCCATCTCAACCAGACGTCTCCAAGGAAGACCGATGCGTGGATAGAGCATCTGGAACTCCTCTCAATCCTAGGCCGGAAAGAGCGGCTTGCCCAGGTCCTGGCCGCATCGAGGAATCATATCGGGGAGGAACAGCACCGGATCTGGCGCGGATCCTACCAAAGCGAAACAGAAGAAAGGGACCGTGATATCGGGGCAGCCCTTGAGCCCTTTGAAAAACTCAGGCAAAGGGAGGAAGCGGTTCAAAGGTATCTCGATCTTTTCTCAGGGAGGGAGGATTGTTTCGCACGTCAGTGGGCTAACAGACCAGAAGGAAAGCAGGGTTACGTGCCGGTTCGCCGGCCAATGGCGGAACAGGACGTGGAGGAGCATCTATCCGGGAAGAAAACCTACGGCATATATCTCCTTCGCACCGATTCGACCGTCAGGGTTGCGGTTATTGACGTGGATGTGGATGCAAAATTCAGGAAAGGCAACCTCAACAGGGATGATAAAGACCTCATCAGGAGAGAACGTGCCTATATTTTCACCAGGATCATTGAAATGGCAAAGGAGTCCGGGCTCATGCCCGTTTCGGAGTTCAGCGGGGGAAAGGGTTTTCACTTTTGGTTCTTCTTCGAAAAACCGGTTTCAGCCGGGAGCGCAAGAAGGCCCCTTGAGAGAATCAGGCAGACCCTGGAAAAGGACCTGTCTGCCTTTCAGATAGAGGTGTTTCCTAAACAGGACAACCTTTCAGGTAAAGGCTTCGGTAACCTGGTTAAACTGCCCCTGGGAGTACACCGGCTCACCGGGAAGCGATCGTACTTTATCGACTGCCATGACCGCGGAGTGGAAGCGCAACTGGCGTTCCTTCAAAAGATCCGGGCGACGGACCCTGAGAAGATCCTGGTGCCGGCAGATGGAATAAAAAGGGGGGAGGTACTCATTCACCCGAGGATGAAGGGATGGGCCGACAAATATCCTGAACTGGCAAGCCTTGAATCCCTGTGCCCTCCCCTTGGACAAGTCATTGCTTCCTGCAGGAACGGAAAACCTCTCTCGTTAAGGGAAGAGAAGATCCTCTTCCAGACGGTCGGATTTCTTCCCAGGGCTGGGAGCCTCGTGCATCATCTGCTCTCGTCAGTGCCGGATTACAACCCTCACATGGTGGATTACAAATTGAGCAGGTTGCGCGGGAGCCCCCTTGGATGCAGACGAATTCACTCCTTGTTGAGTTTTACCGGGGATATCTGCCCGTTCAACCGTCCGGCCGCATACCCACACCCGCTCCTGCACGTGGATCAATGGAAAGAGGATGCCCATGAACGTTCAGAGAAGGTAAACGATCTCTCCTCGGCCCTTGAAAATCTCAAGAGGGCCATCGCGCAGACGGAGGCGTTCCTGCAGTAATGGAAAGTATCTATGTGCTCGAACCCGGAGCATATCTCCGAAGGGAGGGACGTTCCCTGAAGGTGGTGAAAGGGGGAAAGGTTATTCAGGAGATCCCCGCCGAAGGACTGAAGAAGCTCATGCTCGTGGGTTACGTGTCTCTCAGCGGAGGGGTCCTGGATTTCCTGATCCAGAACCGGGTAGAGACAGTATTTATCACCCCGAGCGGCCGCTTCAGGGCACGGCTCGCCCTTGACGAGCACCGCCACGTGGCCCTGCGAAAGGCGCAGTACGTCCGCTTGAGTGAGCCCGGGTTCGCGCTGAATACGGCCCGTATCATTGTGCAGGGCAAAATCGGGAACATGGCCCGCTTCTTGCTGTTGCGCGCCAGGCAGTATAACAATGAAGCGCTGCGCATCGGGGCGGTCAAATTGAAGTCCCTTGCGGGCGCCGTGCGCGGCATACAGAACCTTGACATGCTCCGGGGGCTTGAAGGAAATGCGACCCGCATCTATTTCGAGCTCTTTCATTATCTTATCAGGAATTCATTGTTTGAATTCCACGGCAGAAACCGGCGTCCCCCCCTGGACCCCGTGAACGCAATGCTCTCCTTCGTGTATACATTGCTTACAAATGAAGTCCTTTCGGCCATAAAGACGTGCGGGCTCGACCCATACCTGGGGTGCCTGCACGAAGTGAGCTATGGAAGGCCTTCCCTTGCCTGCGACCTGGTGGAAGAGTACCGCTGTTTCCTGGGAGACAGGATCGTGCTGGGCCTGATCAACCGCAAGGCCGTAACCCCGGATGACTTTGTTTTCAGGAAGAACTCACCGGACAACTACGTGACTGAAGAAGAAATGAAGGCGAAAAGGCCCGTTGAAATGAAACCTTCCATGAACAGGGTTTTTGTCAAGAGTTACGAGAGGGTAATGAACAAAAGAATACGATATGGAAACCCTCCTATAAAAACGAACTACAGGATGCTTATCCTTCACCAGTCAAGGGCCTTTGCAAGATACCTGGAAGACCCTGAAACTCCTTATGTACCGTTCGAGTGGGAGGCCTAGGATGTTCTGCCTGGTGTGCTTTGATATAGTGGATGACCGTTCAAGGCAACGTGTGGTCAAGGTACTGAAGTCATACGGTGAACGGGTACAGAAATCTGTTTTTGAGTGCCCGGGGCTCTCGGAAGAAAGATTCCTGAAGATGAAAAACAGCCTTGAAGACATGATCGATGTATCAGAAGATACAATCCGGTATTATCACCTGTGTAAGGCATGTCTCCGGAGATTCGAGTTTTCGGGGATCGGGGGAAAACCGGAAGAAGGGACATTCAGAATACTTTGATCATACTCGCTTGGTCCACTTCCGCTGGGAAATGCATGCGAAAACATTTTCACACCAAATCCAGTTCATGGAAAAAGTCCCGCCACGGGAGCACCGGGATCTCACCTGCTGTGTATGGCCTGTCACAGATAGAGACACACATCGGTATCGCTTGAGGGTAATCTTTGCAAAAGGATCGCAGACCACGAAGGTCGGCTTTTTTTACTCTTCGCATGGTCTTGATTTCCACCGCAAACAGGTTTTCTTCTTCTTCGATTATGAGATCGACTTCAGCCCCTTGGGAAGATCGCCAATGAAAGAGCTTTGCGGGACGTTTTCCATAATGCACTAATCGTTTTGTTTCAAGGATGATGAAGTGTTCGAAGAGGTTTCCTAAAACTGTCGGAACAGTTATGGATCTTGGGGTAATTCTACTGCAAAGACTGTTTATTACTCCGATGTCGAAAAGGTAGTACTTGGGGTGGCGAACAAGTCTTTTCCTTGCACTTTTCAAATACGGCTCAAGCCGGATTGCAATCAGGGTGTCCTCCAGTATCTGATAATAATTCTTGATGTTTTTTCCGGAAACACCCGTATCTCTTCCGATAGTTGAATAATTGACGATCCTTCCGCTCTGGTCGGCAGCGATATCCAGGAACCGGCCGAATGCCTCAACGTTTCTCACAAGGGCCTCATCCAGGATCTCTTCCTTGAGATAGGTTTGGGTATAGGCCTTTAGGGTGAAGAAGGCATCCTCCGGGTTTTCATGAACTATCGGGGGGAGGGTGCCCTTCAAAAGGGCGTCATTCAGATGGAAGGCATCCCCCAGTTCCATAAAGGTAAATGGATAAAGCCTGAACTCCCATGCCCTTCCTGCCAGCATATTAACTGATGAACGCTTGAGTTTTCTGGCACTGGAGCCCGTAAGGATAAAGGTAAGCTGCCCCTTGAATTTCTCAATCAGGTAATGGATTTCATCCAGGAGGAAAGGTAATTTTTGTATTTCGTCTATGAATACGATGAATTTTTTGCCGTTTTTGGCCGCAAACTCGATTTCAGAGCGGAATAATGCCGGATCAAGCCTGTATTTAAGAAATTCATCCCTTTTTAAAAGATCAATCTCTATGTGGTATTTCTGTGCAAGCTCCTTGCGAACAAGGGTGCTTTTTCCTACCTGGCGGGGGCCAAATAGAAAAAAACTTTTTTTACCAATAGGTAATTTTATCACTCTGGGAATCATGTCGCAATTTTACCATGAAAAATTTACCTGTCAAGTTATAAAAGTCATGAAAAATAGAAGAATGGTGTCCTTCGCCAGGACAATTCTCATTTTTTTTGGGGGGAAATCCAGGTTTTTCAGATCGGTATCGTGCAAGATTCAGGCTGTAAATTAAGCTCTAACCATACGGTGCCGAATCGGTTTCAGGTTTGTTGGTGCATGTCGCTCTTTGCAGGGCTGGAGGTTTGGGGGAATTTCCTCCAAATTTTCTGCTCCGCAAGGTCCCAGTAATGGGGGCAGACCATCCTTAAACCAGCCCCATGGCCCTTGCCAGCAATTGGATGGTATGGGTTGCCTCTACCATTGAGCCCCGCTGAAGCAGTCCGCCTGTTATCTGGATGATGCAACCGGGGCATCCTGTTGAAACGATCCCTGCGCCTGAATCCAGTATGCTCCTGATCTTCTTCTCAAGGATACGCTTCGAGGTGTCCCGGTGGGTAATTCCGTAAATGCCGCCCGAGCCGCAGCATGTCCCGGGGTCCTCCATTTCCGCAAACTCGTCACACACAATTTTCAACAGTGCCCTGGGTTCTTCCCTGATTCCCTGGCCCCGGTTCAGGTGGCATGGGTCGTGGCAGGTAACGGGGCCTGAAAGGTGTGACTTAACGTGGGGTGATATGTTCCCGAGCCCCACATGGTTTACAAGGTACTCGGAAATGTCGAAGGTTCTTTGTGCCGTGTCCGCTGCCATTTCCCCGTAAACGGGATCATCTTGCATCAAGAGGCTATAAACGCTTTTCAACATGTATCCACCTGAAGCACACGGCACTACCACCTTTTTGCCTTCGGCACGTCCCCTGTTCAAGGCCTTGAGATTCATGCGGGCGAGGTTCCCGGCAGCGCCGAAATCGCCTCCTGCATGGGCCGGTGCGCCGCAGCACGCCTGGTCCCCTGGAACGATCACCGATATTCCCAGGCTGTTTAATACCTTCACCACTGAGCCGGCGGTCTGGGTATGAATGAAGTTGGTAAGGCACCCCGTAAAGAAGACCACCGTGTCCCTTGAATCAGGGGCGGGGAAAAACCTTTCCTCCCTGGAGCGAAAGGGGCGGAGGGCCAGCCTTGGCACATGGAGGTCCCTGTCCACGAGGGGGAGGGGAAAGCGGCGCTTGAGCCCGCTTGTTCCGGGGATGCGCCTGAAGAGAAAGGGTTGTAGAAGGGAACCGGTCCTGAAGGCCAGGTTTACCATGCCCCGTCCGGATGCGAGAAGACGGTAGAGCATACGCTTTGGGAGGGGCCGCCCCAGGTCTCGGGCAAGCTCGGCCCTGGCCTCGGTGATGATCCTTGAAACCGGCACTCCGCTCCCGCACCGGGCTTCGCAGGAAAGGCACAGGAGGCACTGCTCCAAGGCCTCACGAAGGGCATCGGTTGGCGGCAATTCTCCCGCCCCAAGGGCATCCACCAGGGCCAGTTTCCCCCGGGCCACGTATTTTTCTTCCCCGAGTTCATTAAACACCGGGCACACGCTGCGGCACTCCCCGCACTTGGTACACTTCAGGAGTAAGGCCCCAAGACCGGCCAGGCCTTGCCCCTGCCCGGATTCCTTGACGGAGTTTTCATGAGGCATGGCTGCCGGCCTCCTCCCCGGGGAAGATCTTTCCAGGGTTGAAAATTCCGTCAGGATCGAGCAAGTGTTTTACGGTTTCCATTAGATGGAGGGTCGGTTGATCCAGGTTCCAGCCGATTTCTTTTCTCTTGATCGATCCTATTCCGTGCTCCGCAGCAATGCGGCCTTCAAGATCCACTGCGGCACGCAGGATGTCGTGCCTTGCACGGCCAAGTCGCGGGGAATCAGTCGCCGTTTCGTCCTTGGGAACATAGCTTATATGAAGGTTCCCGTCTCCAACGTGACCGAAACAGGCCAGCAGGAGACCGTGGGAGCGGCGGATCTGCTCCATGGTCTCAATCATGGCGGGTATGGAAGCGATGGGAACCGATACGTCCTCCTCTTCCCATCTCGGGCGGAGTCTTCTGAGGGCGTTATGGATGGATCTGCGGGAACGCCAAAGAACATCCCGTTCCGATTCACTTGCCGCCGTTTGGATCTCCATGGCCCCCTGTTCCTTACAGACACGGTGCACTTCCCCCATCTCCTCGTTCACCGCTGACCTCCTCCCGTCCACCTCTATAAGGAGAACGGCCTCGGCGTTTTCAGGGAAACCCGATTCAAGATATTTGCTTACGACCTCGATGCACACCCTGTCCATGAATTCCAGGGTGGAGGGGACAACGCGGCTCTTGAAAAGGCGGGGAACGGTTTCCGCGGCCTTTGACATGGATGGAAACAGGGCCAGTAACGTTCGCCTTGCTTCTGGCAGGGGCAGGAGCCTCAGAATGGCCCTGGTAATGATCCCCAGGGTTCCTTCAGAACCCACGAACAGGGTGGTAAGATCATAACCCACCACGTCTTTCAGGCACTTTGATCCCGTGTGGATCACCTCCCCCGAGGCAAGCACCACCTCCAGCCCCATGACATAATTGCGGGTGACACCGTATTTTACGGCCCGCATTCCTCCGGCGTTTTCCGCAATATTGCCGCCGATGGTGGAAAAGGACCCGCTGGCCGGATCAGGGGGGTAGAACAGACCCTCCCTTTCGACCGCAGCCTGAAGTTCGGCCGTGACGACCCCGGGCTCTACTTCGGCCAGGAGATTTCCGGGATCGATCCGGATGATGCGGTCTAAACAGCTCATGTCAAGGACCATTCCGCTGGAAGGTGCGACGGCCCCGCCGGTAAGTCCGCTCCCCGCCCCCCGGGCCGTGATGGGGATCCCGAAGCGGGCCGCTATTTTGACTATTTCAGGTACATCCTCCCTGGTGCGCGGAAACAGGACCGCTTCCGGTATTGCCCTGGTGCCCGAAGCGTCAAAGGCGTAAGTTATACGGTCTTCAAGGGCCGTTTTTAGATTGGATGGGCCAAGAAGGTCTGAAAGAAGTCTTATAGCCTCCGGATTCATCTCAACCCTTTCTTATAGGATCGGAAGGGTTGTGCCTCCGTGGGTAAGCACGCCGATTTTCCGACCCTCGTATCGTTCAAGGACAATGTTTATGGCCATTTCAAGGGATGCAAAGTATTCCATCCCCATGGTCCGGGCCTCCCTTTCCGTTATACCCGGGGATACGACAGCCACCCTGATCCGTTCTTTCATCCGGCATACGGCTACGGCCTCGGCCGCTGCCGCGGGGCTTTCAACCTCGCCCAGGTTCAAGGCGTCCAAGAGTTCCTCCAGACCCATCCCCATGTACTGTGCAAACAGGGGATGGGGACCGATTCCCTCAGGACAGGCTGCGGCCAGGATCAGGGTGCCCTTGTCTTCAGTCATCATGGCTCCGCTTGCAAGGGCCTTGGTGGCCTGCCACAGGTCGATTTCATAGGGACAGGCGCTTGCGATCACCACCGGGTATTTCCGTTCAAACGGTACCCCGTAAACTTCCATGGCATATTTAATCCCTGCGCGGTGAGCCCGGCAGGCGTCCCCTGCAACACACCGGTACAGGGCGTTTCCATGGGTAAGAACCGCGTTCACGATAAAGTCCAGGGGAATATGTTCCGAGACGAATGCCTCCAGGTCAATACGAAGGGGAGACTCCACCACCCCGAGCTGGTTCGTGGTGATGGGAGCCGTTCTTGCGTGGAAGGCCTCTATGGTTTCGGCACTGCACACGCCCGGAAAAATGATCTTGCCTCCGCCCCCGTAACCCACGTCCTGATGAGGGACGATCATACCCAGTCCGATACGGATATCGGCCTCGGCCACGGTTCTATTGACACGGACCGGAATCCCCATGGGAGATGTGCCGATTGAGACCATCTGGGCCTCATCCCTGGCAGGCACGTTAACGACCGGATAGAGGCGGGCGACCTCAGGACCGATCTTATACAGGACTTCTTCTTCCGTCATGGGCCGGTGGGTTCCGAGGGCGATTACGATAGTGATATCCGCAGGAGGGATTCCGGCTGATGTCAACAGGTTCAGCACGGGGGGCAGCATAAGGGCGGTGGGTGTTTTGCGGGTAATGTCGTCAATAATGACCGCCGCTTTCCGCCCGGGGCGCAGGAGCTTTTCAAGGGGAGGGGTTCCTATGGGCCGCGCAAGGGCCGATTCGATCTCGCCCACGGGGTCCGGGGCGGGGGGCACCCGGCGGGGGCCTACAACGGCACCCAGACAACCCTCGGGGATCTCCACCGATACCGTTTTTCCTCCGAATGGAATTTCAACCGTCGGCAAGTTCTATTCCACCCCTCCCCGCAACTGTTCAGTTCCGGGCCGTATCCAGAGACAGACCGGGTATCTCCAGTTTCTTGCTCACAAATCGCAGGATCAGGGAAGCAATCCCTACCAGGATGAGATATATGACCGCGACACCGATATAAGTTTGAATGGGAATGAAGTAGCGACTTGAGAGGATCTTGGCCCGGCCCATCAGATCGGGGATTGCGATCAGAAACACGACGGCCGTATACTTGATTATGGCGATCATTTCGTTGGACCATGCAGGCAGTACGAGCCGCAGGGCCTGGGGCAGGATTATGTGCCGCACCGCCTTCAACTGGCTCATTCCTATGGCCCGTGCGGCCTTCATCT encodes:
- a CDS encoding DNA primase; the protein is MREKKIGARKGGKDPIDFRLVTARLEKGIMEGKDPARCLEILSREDVWKKLDAQMQLKWARLAQMGGDVELALKIFTHLNQTSPRKTDAWIEHLELLSILGRKERLAQVLAASRNHIGEEQHRIWRGSYQSETEERDRDIGAALEPFEKLRQREEAVQRYLDLFSGREDCFARQWANRPEGKQGYVPVRRPMAEQDVEEHLSGKKTYGIYLLRTDSTVRVAVIDVDVDAKFRKGNLNRDDKDLIRRERAYIFTRIIEMAKESGLMPVSEFSGGKGFHFWFFFEKPVSAGSARRPLERIRQTLEKDLSAFQIEVFPKQDNLSGKGFGNLVKLPLGVHRLTGKRSYFIDCHDRGVEAQLAFLQKIRATDPEKILVPADGIKRGEVLIHPRMKGWADKYPELASLESLCPPLGQVIASCRNGKPLSLREEKILFQTVGFLPRAGSLVHHLLSSVPDYNPHMVDYKLSRLRGSPLGCRRIHSLLSFTGDICPFNRPAAYPHPLLHVDQWKEDAHERSEKVNDLSSALENLKRAIAQTEAFLQ
- the cas1 gene encoding CRISPR-associated endonuclease Cas1, whose product is MESIYVLEPGAYLRREGRSLKVVKGGKVIQEIPAEGLKKLMLVGYVSLSGGVLDFLIQNRVETVFITPSGRFRARLALDEHRHVALRKAQYVRLSEPGFALNTARIIVQGKIGNMARFLLLRARQYNNEALRIGAVKLKSLAGAVRGIQNLDMLRGLEGNATRIYFELFHYLIRNSLFEFHGRNRRPPLDPVNAMLSFVYTLLTNEVLSAIKTCGLDPYLGCLHEVSYGRPSLACDLVEEYRCFLGDRIVLGLINRKAVTPDDFVFRKNSPDNYVTEEEMKAKRPVEMKPSMNRVFVKSYERVMNKRIRYGNPPIKTNYRMLILHQSRAFARYLEDPETPYVPFEWEA
- the cas2 gene encoding CRISPR-associated endonuclease Cas2; this encodes MFCLVCFDIVDDRSRQRVVKVLKSYGERVQKSVFECPGLSEERFLKMKNSLEDMIDVSEDTIRYYHLCKACLRRFEFSGIGGKPEEGTFRIL
- a CDS encoding ATP-binding protein, translating into MIPRVIKLPIGKKSFFLFGPRQVGKSTLVRKELAQKYHIEIDLLKRDEFLKYRLDPALFRSEIEFAAKNGKKFIVFIDEIQKLPFLLDEIHYLIEKFKGQLTFILTGSSARKLKRSSVNMLAGRAWEFRLYPFTFMELGDAFHLNDALLKGTLPPIVHENPEDAFFTLKAYTQTYLKEEILDEALVRNVEAFGRFLDIAADQSGRIVNYSTIGRDTGVSGKNIKNYYQILEDTLIAIRLEPYLKSARKRLVRHPKYYLFDIGVINSLCSRITPRSITVPTVLGNLFEHFIILETKRLVHYGKRPAKLFHWRSSQGAEVDLIIEEEENLFAVEIKTMRRVKKADLRGLRSFCKDYPQAIPMCVSICDRPYTAGEIPVLPWRDFFHELDLV
- a CDS encoding (Fe-S)-binding protein codes for the protein MPHENSVKESGQGQGLAGLGALLLKCTKCGECRSVCPVFNELGEEKYVARGKLALVDALGAGELPPTDALREALEQCLLCLSCEARCGSGVPVSRIITEARAELARDLGRPLPKRMLYRLLASGRGMVNLAFRTGSLLQPFLFRRIPGTSGLKRRFPLPLVDRDLHVPRLALRPFRSREERFFPAPDSRDTVVFFTGCLTNFIHTQTAGSVVKVLNSLGISVIVPGDQACCGAPAHAGGDFGAAGNLARMNLKALNRGRAEGKKVVVPCASGGYMLKSVYSLLMQDDPVYGEMAADTAQRTFDISEYLVNHVGLGNISPHVKSHLSGPVTCHDPCHLNRGQGIREEPRALLKIVCDEFAEMEDPGTCCGSGGIYGITHRDTSKRILEKKIRSILDSGAGIVSTGCPGCIIQITGGLLQRGSMVEATHTIQLLARAMGLV
- a CDS encoding FAD-binding protein, with amino-acid sequence MNPEAIRLLSDLLGPSNLKTALEDRITYAFDASGTRAIPEAVLFPRTREDVPEIVKIAARFGIPITARGAGSGLTGGAVAPSSGMVLDMSCLDRIIRIDPGNLLAEVEPGVVTAELQAAVEREGLFYPPDPASGSFSTIGGNIAENAGGMRAVKYGVTRNYVMGLEVVLASGEVIHTGSKCLKDVVGYDLTTLFVGSEGTLGIITRAILRLLPLPEARRTLLALFPSMSKAAETVPRLFKSRVVPSTLEFMDRVCIEVVSKYLESGFPENAEAVLLIEVDGRRSAVNEEMGEVHRVCKEQGAMEIQTAASESERDVLWRSRRSIHNALRRLRPRWEEEDVSVPIASIPAMIETMEQIRRSHGLLLACFGHVGDGNLHISYVPKDETATDSPRLGRARHDILRAAVDLEGRIAAEHGIGSIKRKEIGWNLDQPTLHLMETVKHLLDPDGIFNPGKIFPGEEAGSHAS
- the larA gene encoding nickel-dependent lactate racemase encodes the protein MPTVEIPFGGKTVSVEIPEGCLGAVVGPRRVPPAPDPVGEIESALARPIGTPPLEKLLRPGRKAAVIIDDITRKTPTALMLPPVLNLLTSAGIPPADITIVIALGTHRPMTEEEVLYKIGPEVARLYPVVNVPARDEAQMVSIGTSPMGIPVRVNRTVAEADIRIGLGMIVPHQDVGYGGGGKIIFPGVCSAETIEAFHARTAPITTNQLGVVESPLRIDLEAFVSEHIPLDFIVNAVLTHGNALYRCVAGDACRAHRAGIKYAMEVYGVPFERKYPVVIASACPYEIDLWQATKALASGAMMTEDKGTLILAAACPEGIGPHPLFAQYMGMGLEELLDALNLGEVESPAAAAEAVAVCRMKERIRVAVVSPGITEREARTMGMEYFASLEMAINIVLERYEGRKIGVLTHGGTTLPIL